A single window of Taeniopygia guttata chromosome 1, bTaeGut7.mat, whole genome shotgun sequence DNA harbors:
- the FZD4 gene encoding frizzled-4, whose amino-acid sequence MAGGGGGAAGRARLLAVLLAGLLAGARGFGDEEERRCDAIRIAMCQNLGYNVTKMPNLVGHELQADAELQLTTFTPLIQYGCSSQLQFFLCSVYVPMCTEKINIPIGPCGGMCLSVKRRCEPVLKEFGFVWPDSLNCSKFPPQNDHNHMCMEGPGDEEVPLHSKTSLQPGEECHGMGSNSDQYIWVKRSLSCVLKCGYDAGLYSRSAKEFTDIWMAIWASLCFISTAFTVLTFLIDSSRFSYPERPIIFLSMCYNIYSIAYIVRLTVGRERISCDFEEAAEPVLIQEGLKNTGCAIIFLLMYFFGMASSIWWVILTLTWFLAAGLKWGHEAIEMHSSYFHIAAWAIPAVKTIVILIMRLVDADELTGLCYVGNQNLDALTGFVVAPLFTYLVIGTLFIAAGLVALFKIRSNLQKDGTKTDKLERLMVKIGVFSVLYTVPATCVIACYFYEISNWAIFRYSADDSNMAVEMLKIFMSLLVGITSGMWIWSAKTLHTWQKCSNRLVNSGKVKREKRADGWVKPGKGNETVV is encoded by the exons AtggcggggggcggcgggggggcgGCCGGCCGCGCCCGGCTGCTGGCCGTGCTGCTGGCCGGGCTGCTGGCCGGGGCGAGGGGCTTCGGCGACGAGGAGGAGCGGCGCTGCGACGCCATCCGCATCGCCATGTGCCAGAACCTGGGCTACAATGTCACCAAGATGCCCAACCTGGTGGGGCACGAGCTGCAGGCGGACGCGGAGCTGCAACTCACCACCTTCACCCCCCTCATCCAGTACGgctgctccagccagctccag TTCTTCCTGTGTTCAGTTTATGTGCCAATGTGCACAGAGAAGATTAACATCCCCATAGGTCCCTGTGGAGGCATGTGCCTCTCTGTCAAAAGAAGATGTGAAcctgttttaaaagaatttgGGTTTGTCTGGCCAGACAGCCTAAACTGCAGCAAATTCCCACCCCAGAATGATCACAACCACATGTGCATGGAGGGCCCAGGAGATGAAGAGGTTCCCCTTCACAGCAAGACCTCCttgcagcctggagaagagtGCCACGGCATGGGATCTAACTCAGATCAGTACATTTGGGTGAAGAGAAGCTTGAGCTGTGTCCTGAAATGTGGCTACGATGCTGGTCTGTACAGCAGGTCAGCTAAGGAATTCACAGATATCTGGATGGCCATATGGGCCAGTCTTTGCTTCATCTCAACTGCTTTCACAGTCCTGACCTTCCTGATTGATTCATCCAGATTTTCCTACCCAGAGCGGCCAATCATATTTTTAAGCATGTGCTACAATATTTATAGCATTGCTTATATTGTGAGGCTAACTGTGGGCCGGGAAAGGATATCCTGTGATTTTGAAGAGGCAGCAGAACCTGTTCTTATCCAAGAAGGTCTTAAGAACACAGGATGTGCGATAATTTTCTTGCTGATGTACTTTTTCGGGATGGCTAGCTCCATCTGGTGGGTTATTCTGACACTGACGTGGTTTCTGGCTGCGGGACTCAAGTGGGGCCACGAAGCAATCGAAATGCACAGCTCCTATTTCCACATTGCAGCCTGGGCCATCCCGGCGGTGAAGACCATTGTCATTTTGATTATGAGACTTGTAGATGCAGACGAGCTCACCGGCCTCTGCTATGTTGGGAACCAGAACCTGGATGCGCTGACAGGCTTTGTTGTTGCTCCACTTTTTACCTACCTGGTCATTGGGACTTTATTCATTGCAGCAGGACTCGTGGCCTTATTTAAAATCAGGTCTAATCTCCAGAAAGATGGAACTAAAACTGACAAACTGGAAAGACTGATGGTCAAAATTGGGGTCTTTTCAGTGTTGTACACCGTCCCAGCAACGTGTGTCATCGCCTGTTATTTCTACGAAATCTCAAACTGGGCCATTTTCCGCTATTCGGCAGATGATTCCAATATGGCAGTGGAGATGCTCAAAATTTTCATGTCCCTTCTGGTGGGTATTACATCAGGTATGTGGATCTGGTCAGCCAAAACTCTGCACACATGGCAGAAGTGCTCCAACAGACTGGTGAACTCGGGGAAAGTGAAACGGGAGAAGAGAGCAGACGGTTGGGTGAAACCCGGGAAAGGGAACGAGACCGTGGTATGA